From the genome of Symphalangus syndactylus isolate Jambi chromosome 13, NHGRI_mSymSyn1-v2.1_pri, whole genome shotgun sequence:
AGCCTGCCCCCAAGCGAGGGAGCACAAGGCCGCTCTGCACAGGGCACCAGGAACCAGGCGAGGAGGAACCGGGAGAGCTAGAGGCGGCCCAGGAGAGGGCGCTGGGCACAGCTGCTGATTTGGGAACACTGGCCCCAAGAGGACTCCTCGCAGGAGTGACTGAGGGGGCACTGAAGCCAACAGCAGCCGCCAGGACCACATTGCTGGGGGGCAAGGAAGCACAGGCCCTGGCAGTCCCCGGGGGCTCCGCTGAGGAGACAGATGCCGAGTGGGGTCATGGGGCCTGGCCCGAGGACAAAGGGGCCCGCCTTAGTGTTGCAGCCCCTTGCCAACCGCGCCCCACACATTTTGTGGCCCTCATGGTGACCGAGCCTGGGCTACAAGCAGAAGTGACCAAAGCCCAGGAATACCTGGTCCGCGTGGCCCCACACTGCGCCAACTTCCTAGTGCCTACCCAGAACCTACACCTGACCCTGGCCCTGCTGCGACTAGCAGGCGCTGGGGAGGAGGCGGCTGCCATCAGAGCTCTGAGACGGGCCCTCTTGGCCCCAGGGCTAAATGCACCCCCTCAGCTGAGCTTTAGGAAGCTGGTCCTCCTGGGCCCGCATGTGCTTTGTGCCCCACCCTCTCCCACATTGGAAGGCATGGCACAGGTGCTGAGCCAGAGGCTGGAAGCTGAGGGGCTGAGTACGCTACAGTCTCCAGGGCAGCTGCACCCCCACCTCACCGTAGCCAAGGTGCCCCATGGTTCCCAGGTCCACctccccaagctggagttcacCCTCAGCCAGGAAGTGGGGTGCCAGCCCCTGCAGACACTCTGGCTGTGCCGTATGGGGAGGACAGGGGGGCCTTTCCAGCCCCTGGCTGAGATCCCCCTGGAGTGACACCCCCAGACCTCTGGAGGAGACAATGGATGCAAACAGCCCACACAGGAAAGACAAAGCAGGAGcgtgcgctctctctctctctctttaattttGGTTTCTCTCAAGCTTCCAAATGGTGCTCAGTGCtccaaggaaaggaaggaaggaaggaaagggaggggagaggaggggaaggggaggcagaggaggaacaTCTGGAAAAAAAGCAGCCTGACAGTCCAGCTGTTTGCAAACTCATAGCACATCCTCCAGTTACATggcagaagagggagggagggagggccaaaaagaaaagggagaggaggaagaaaaataacttaaataaacacacacacaaagaaaagagaaggcaacATGACGTGAGCTGGTGAtccatgaaggcagggagggaggggaaccATTTTACCTGTGCTGAACCAAGGGAGGAATgcggagaggagggagggaaaggggaaaaaaaaatcagaagaaacattgggggcagagggaggaggggacaCGGAGACAACTTTATACAACTTGAGACGAGGCGGCCCGGCCGGCGTGTCCTCAGTGCGATGTGGCGGCGGAGAATCTGGTGCTGGTGGTGCTGGCACTTCAGGGTGGGGGGCCGAGGACGGGCACAGTCTCTAAGCAGCTCCCCTCACCCCAAACACGGAGGCCCCAAGGGGCTGGGAACAAGAGTCTGTGGCGAAGCAGGTGAGGCAGCGGGCGGTGGGCGGGCTTGCTGGGTGCCCCCGCCGCAGGTGGGCACGGGCTGGACGGCCTGTCTTCTTTCCACTGGCCCCCCGGCATGGGATGGGCCAGGGCGCCGGGTCAGGTACCGGAGTGCAAGctcgaaagagagagagagaaaacactgAGACAGCATTAGTGGAGTGAAAGGCGGACACAGATGAGCCTGCAGACCATGCCCCCAACCCTCCGCTGCCCATCCCCTCCTACCCAATCCCATCCCTctgaggcaaaaaataaaaacgtaGAAAAATCTCTGTACAGACTCCCCGGTGGGAAAACGGGGGCAGGGACGGTGGCTCTTCCTGGAGCCCACTCCCCACAAATAAATTTACAACCCAAGTCCACGGCTCAAAAACAGAATCCGCAAAGGCAGCGCTGGGGGCTGCAgcccctgcccccgcccctcCTCGCTGGGTGCTCAGAAGGCTGACAGCTGCGCCAGGCTGAGGCGGCAGTCGATGCTGGAGTTGTCCGGGCCCGTGTAGGCCAGGCCCAGGGGCTCTAGGAAGGCCCGGCAGGCGGCCTCGCCCTCGAAGGCCAGCTCGGCCTGCAGGTAGGAGACTGGCAGCGCCGGGCGGAAGCTATGGAGACAAGAGGAGAAGGTGATGAGGCGGGCGggcaggagggcaggggagggcccCACGAGCGGGGAGGCCCCCCCATTCGGGTACCCACAGGATTTCCTCAGCACAGTACCTGCTGGCTTCCCCACCCgcctcccagcctccccaccTCAGGGGCTCGGGGGGGCCCGGGGTGGGGTTAGTGGCCCCAGTCCCCAGCTGTGCCCCCCCTCACCCTCACTTACCTGTGCAGGGggccagggaggagaggggacaGGAAGGGAAGGGCCCAGCGGGCTCCTCCGCTGGCTGAAGGGCAGGGGCCAGATGGAGGGAGCAGCACACGGCAGGGGATGGGGATGGCAGGGCTGCCAGGGCCACCGTGGGGACCCAGCCCTCGCTGCTTCCCCTGCCCTGCATTACAGTGTCTTTGGGAAGCCAGGCACAGGGGTGCCAGCTAGCACTCACCACTACACACTGAAAGCAGTCACTTCCGGCTGCTGCTAAGAGACACTACTGACTGAGCATCTAGCACGCGCCAGATCCTCAGAGCTCCCTGAACCCTCTTCCACAGAGTGTAGCCCTACCCTTTCCACACCCACAGGAATCAAGGCACCGAGTGAGGGGCCCTAAGTCCTAGAACCCGCTTCTGCTCCAAAGCCAGAGCATTCATGGAGGCCCTGGGATGAGAGcccactctgtctcccagtctcagCTGGCAGGGCAAGGTCAGCCTCCTTGGAGGGAAGGTGCTGACACAATGAGGTCAATGACAGACTAGGGCCCCACCCACGAGGGGCGCTCATGGCTGTGTTCCCAACCAAGGCCAATTCGGTATCAATTAACAAGGACACTCGCCCAACCACACGCCCCTGTAGCACAGAAGCTtgagagccaccatgcatggGGCCCATCGTGGCAGCAGACTAAGcagcctcctgcctccccttccttctAACTTCCCAAGCTGGTCATGGAGCTCCGTGCACAGCACCCCACATCCTCGTCTGCTCGTGTGACTCCTACCCTGGCTCGGCCTCTCCCTGAAGTTGGCTTGACCCACACTAGATTCCAGAATGAGTCTCCTAACATCCAGGCTGACGGTCCCTCCCTAGCTCCAAACTATGCTGTGACTATGACCTCACACGGAGAGCCACCTGGCCAGGCACTCAAGGCCTCCATGCTGTGACTGTGACCTCATATGGAGGGCCACCTGGCCAAGCACTCAAGGCCTCTCCAGTCTACCGGTCGACCTCTTCAACCAGAATTTCTCCACCTTGGCAAGACTGAGCTCTGGGGCCCAATGGTGGTGGCagggcagcatccctggcctccattcACTAGATGCTAAGAGCATCCCCttgctgtgacaaccaaaaacctCTCTTGACATTGCCCAACGTCGCCTAGGTACCTCAATCACCAGACAGAATCATGCGTCTAAACATGAGTCAAGCAACTCATCCCTACCCACAGCAAGCCAGGCGCAATGTCTAGTGAACGAAGGACACTGCAGGGGCATGGCCTGACCAGGGGCCTCTGGCACCGCACCCAGTGTGGCCTCAACACAGGTGTCTCCCTAAGCGTTTCTGGTGCTCTCAAAGGAGCTAAGTGGGACTGGGCCTCGTCCTGTTAGACCAGAGGCTGTCTAGATGGCCTCTATGGTGGGAGCACAGCAACAAGCTGAGAAAGCAGAGACCTCAGGGTTCTGAGGAAGCCCAGGGCAAGGAGTGAACTAGGGGGTCCAGGCAGGAGATAACAGGAGGAAGAGACGCACAGACGGGGTGGAGAAGAGGCCCCAGAGGCAGTAGGCTGGAAcagtggggagagggggaggagtgATCCGGAATACAGAGGTGACCAACAAGGAGAGCAAGAGGAACTGGAGAGGGCTGAATGGAGAAAGATGATGGGGAAGCAAGGACCAGGACaagggttgggggctgggggaggcctgCGGC
Proteins encoded in this window:
- the LENG9 gene encoding leukocyte receptor cluster member 9 translates to MAAAREPELPQEAPATEPAPPPACRFFLEGRCRFGARCRQPHPGAPAPPGREAQREAGAKKPPLRTAADVIQRIRWDPRLDPADFSVGYVDRFLGVREEPFSAFCWDQPLAALGPGVLAVPQHRVRFFRFRGRLVWDRASRTDLVFGSGSAAGRGPTILDAPNTEGAHGAEGAKWTLAGTGQEAQPAPKRGSTRPLCTGHQEPGEEEPGELEAAQERALGTAADLGTLAPRGLLAGVTEGALKPTAAARTTLLGGKEAQALAVPGGSAEETDAEWGHGAWPEDKGARLSVAAPCQPRPTHFVALMVTEPGLQAEVTKAQEYLVRVAPHCANFLVPTQNLHLTLALLRLAGAGEEAAAIRALRRALLAPGLNAPPQLSFRKLVLLGPHVLCAPPSPTLEGMAQVLSQRLEAEGLSTLQSPGQLHPHLTVAKVPHGSQVHLPKLEFTLSQEVGCQPLQTLWLCRMGRTGGPFQPLAEIPLE